In Salinarimonas sp., a genomic segment contains:
- a CDS encoding FAD-dependent oxidoreductase produces the protein MGDLVSDPSADATCDLVVVGAGAAGMTAAATAAAEGLSVTVVEKTAYVGGNTSYSGGMVYVPDNAKMAEAGEPDDPEMVMRYLDAAVPTPDGREARRLFVEKGREAVAFLEAHTAVRLKPVPFYPDYYPDLEGAREGMRVLEPVAFDAASLGPWFRKLRPPLPEFTILGGMMVAREDLPHFRKMWRAPASFLRVARLVSEYGVQRLRHHRGSRLVLGNALAGRLLKSLVDRDVTIITECATREILKEGGRAIGLRIADASGERVLVARRGIVLSTGGFSHSVEKRRDWLPAAASPDSPFAPGSTGDGLDLGVAAGGALGTENTNNAYWSPASVYVRRDGRKVVYPHTVTDRGKPGSIVVNRAGRRFTNEAVSYHRFGEALLRSNAETGNLPAFIVCDADFVWRYGLGAIIPFTRNLRPYREAGYLKSADSLAALADTIGVDRDGLLATVARFNEDAKAGRDTEFGRGEDVYSRYLGDADHGPNPCLGPILKPPFHAIELTLSDLGTVAGLKTDFACRVLDADGLPIAGLYAVGNDMQSIMRGRYPGPGITLGPALTFGYLAGLHAATGGAP, from the coding sequence ATGGGCGATCTCGTCAGCGATCCCTCGGCCGACGCGACCTGCGATCTCGTCGTCGTCGGCGCCGGCGCCGCCGGCATGACCGCCGCGGCCACGGCCGCCGCCGAGGGGCTTTCCGTCACCGTCGTCGAGAAGACGGCGTATGTCGGCGGCAACACCTCCTATTCCGGCGGGATGGTCTACGTGCCCGACAACGCCAAGATGGCGGAGGCCGGCGAGCCGGACGATCCCGAGATGGTGATGCGCTATCTCGACGCCGCCGTGCCGACGCCCGACGGGCGCGAGGCGCGCCGGCTCTTCGTCGAGAAGGGCCGCGAGGCCGTGGCCTTCCTCGAGGCGCACACGGCGGTGAGGCTCAAGCCCGTGCCGTTCTATCCGGACTACTACCCGGATCTGGAGGGCGCGCGCGAGGGGATGCGGGTGCTCGAGCCCGTGGCCTTCGATGCGGCGAGCCTCGGCCCCTGGTTCCGCAAGCTGCGCCCGCCGCTGCCCGAGTTCACCATTCTCGGCGGCATGATGGTGGCGCGCGAGGACCTGCCGCATTTCCGCAAGATGTGGCGCGCGCCCGCCTCCTTCCTGCGCGTCGCGCGGCTCGTCTCGGAATACGGCGTCCAGCGCCTGCGCCACCACCGCGGCTCGCGCCTCGTGCTCGGCAACGCCCTCGCGGGGCGGCTCCTGAAGTCGCTCGTCGATCGGGACGTGACGATAATCACCGAGTGCGCGACCCGCGAGATCCTGAAGGAGGGCGGCCGCGCCATCGGGCTGCGGATCGCGGACGCGTCCGGCGAGCGGGTGCTCGTGGCCCGACGCGGGATCGTGCTCTCCACCGGCGGCTTCTCGCATTCGGTCGAGAAGCGCCGCGATTGGCTGCCCGCCGCCGCGAGCCCGGACAGCCCCTTCGCGCCGGGCTCCACCGGCGACGGCCTCGACCTCGGCGTCGCGGCGGGCGGGGCGCTCGGCACGGAGAACACCAACAACGCCTATTGGAGCCCGGCCTCCGTCTATGTCCGCCGCGACGGGCGCAAGGTGGTCTACCCGCACACGGTGACCGACCGGGGCAAGCCCGGCTCGATCGTGGTCAACCGGGCGGGGCGCCGCTTCACCAACGAGGCTGTGTCCTACCATCGCTTCGGCGAGGCGCTGCTGCGCTCCAACGCCGAGACCGGGAACCTGCCGGCCTTCATCGTCTGCGACGCGGACTTCGTCTGGCGATACGGGCTCGGCGCCATCATCCCGTTCACGCGCAACCTGCGCCCCTATCGCGAAGCCGGCTACCTGAAGAGCGCCGACAGCCTCGCCGCCCTCGCCGACACGATCGGCGTGGACCGGGACGGTCTCCTCGCCACGGTGGCGCGCTTCAACGAGGACGCGAAGGCCGGCCGGGACACCGAGTTCGGCCGCGGCGAGGACGTCTATTCCCGCTATCTCGGCGATGCCGACCACGGCCCGAACCCCTGCCTCGGCCCGATCCTGAAGCCGCCCTTCCACGCCATCGAGCTGACCCTCTCCGACCTCGGCACGGTGGCGGGGCTGAAGACCGACTTCGCCTGCCGCGTGCTCGACGCGGACGGGCTGCCGATCGCGGGGCTCTACGCGGTGGGCAACGACATGCAGTCGATCATGCGCGGGCGCTATCCCGGGCCGGGCATCACGCTCGGGCCCGCGCTCACCTTCGGCTATCTCGCGGGCCTGCACGCCGCGACCGGGGGCGCGCCGTGA
- a CDS encoding NAD(P)-dependent oxidoreductase: MGKLLVTGGMGHVGYETVRQAAARGVPVVAQYLSTFREADAEAVGPSVTWARCDLADPYELTMLAAAHDIDSVIHTAAIPNDKLGIPQPLATFRSNVAATQLLLETARRLSWRRFLFVSTGSVFQQLPDATTPVPEDTPPTPRSLYAVTKRSSEMMLDVYAQTYGLSAATVRVSWIFGPPLVPRSFDGPRGPIPEFLRRALAGEAIREPSGGDFAASFTFAPDCAAGLLALWEGPALRHTVYHLGSGRNHTTREVAEAVRRAVPGAAVEVGPGTAPWTDTTVMRGPLSCARMAEELGWRPRHGLDEAVAAFADWMRANRDRWEGR; this comes from the coding sequence ATGGGTAAGCTGCTCGTCACCGGCGGCATGGGCCATGTCGGCTACGAGACCGTCCGTCAGGCCGCGGCCCGGGGCGTCCCGGTCGTCGCGCAATACCTGTCGACCTTCCGCGAGGCGGACGCCGAGGCCGTCGGGCCGAGCGTCACCTGGGCGCGCTGCGATCTCGCCGACCCCTACGAGCTGACCATGCTCGCGGCCGCGCACGACATCGACTCCGTGATCCACACCGCCGCGATCCCCAACGACAAGCTCGGCATCCCCCAGCCGCTCGCCACCTTCCGCTCGAACGTCGCCGCGACGCAGCTCCTGCTCGAGACGGCGCGGCGGCTCTCCTGGCGGCGCTTCCTGTTCGTCTCGACGGGCTCCGTCTTCCAGCAGCTGCCCGATGCGACGACCCCCGTGCCCGAGGACACGCCGCCGACGCCGCGCTCGCTCTACGCCGTGACGAAGCGCTCCTCGGAGATGATGCTCGACGTCTACGCGCAGACCTACGGCCTCTCGGCGGCGACGGTGCGCGTGTCGTGGATCTTCGGCCCGCCGCTCGTGCCCCGAAGCTTCGACGGCCCGCGCGGGCCGATCCCCGAGTTCCTGCGCCGGGCGCTCGCGGGGGAGGCGATCCGCGAGCCCTCGGGGGGCGATTTCGCGGCGAGCTTCACCTTCGCGCCCGACTGCGCGGCGGGCCTCCTCGCCCTGTGGGAGGGGCCGGCCCTGCGCCACACGGTCTATCACCTCGGTTCCGGGCGCAATCACACGACGCGCGAGGTCGCGGAGGCGGTGCGCCGCGCGGTGCCGGGCGCCGCCGTCGAGGTCGGCCCGGGAACGGCGCCGTGGACCGACACGACCGTGATGCGCGGGCCCCTGTCCTGCGCGCGGATGGCGGAGGAGCTCGGCTGGCGCCCGCGCCACGGCCTCGACGAGGCGGTGGCCGCCTTCGCCGACTGGATGCGGGCGAACCGCGACCGCTGGGAGGGGCGCTGA
- a CDS encoding NAD(P)-dependent oxidoreductase: MSGILVTGAGGFLGGALTRALLARGDAVVDLEAGDRRGLDALAARAPLLAVEAADICDGEAVDAILARHRPRAVVHCAAIVGVVASLEAPARLLRVNIEGTANLLEAMARHGTRRMIHISSEEIYGAFQAERIDEEHPVAPLYAYGVSKAAVEQLGRSYRATHGLDCIDIRTSWVYGPGFPRDRVPVNLVRAAARGEALHLPCGAESRIDHTYLDDAVAGVIGALDLAEHPFDAYHVASDSAPSLAEIAAILRELAPGADLSVGPGEYRHAGRIPMPRKGALSCARAADAFGYRPRFDIRAGLAATLEAERRAFDNAREGALQHG, encoded by the coding sequence ATGTCGGGTATCCTGGTCACCGGCGCCGGCGGCTTTCTGGGAGGGGCGCTCACCCGCGCCCTCCTCGCCCGCGGCGACGCCGTCGTCGACCTCGAGGCGGGGGATCGCCGCGGGCTCGACGCGCTGGCGGCGCGCGCGCCTCTGCTCGCGGTCGAGGCCGCGGACATCTGCGACGGCGAGGCCGTGGACGCGATCCTCGCCCGCCATCGCCCGCGGGCCGTGGTGCATTGCGCGGCGATCGTCGGGGTCGTCGCCTCGCTCGAGGCCCCGGCGCGACTCCTGCGCGTCAACATCGAGGGCACGGCGAACCTGCTCGAGGCGATGGCGCGCCACGGGACGCGCCGGATGATCCATATCAGCTCGGAGGAGATCTACGGCGCCTTCCAGGCGGAGCGGATCGACGAGGAGCACCCGGTCGCCCCGCTTTACGCCTACGGCGTCAGCAAGGCGGCGGTCGAGCAGCTCGGGCGCAGCTACCGCGCGACGCACGGGCTCGACTGCATCGACATCCGAACGTCGTGGGTCTACGGCCCCGGCTTCCCGCGCGACCGCGTACCCGTGAACCTGGTCCGCGCCGCCGCCCGCGGGGAGGCCCTGCACCTGCCCTGCGGAGCCGAGAGCCGGATCGACCACACCTATCTCGACGACGCCGTCGCCGGCGTGATCGGCGCGCTCGACCTGGCCGAGCATCCGTTCGACGCCTACCACGTGGCGAGCGACAGCGCGCCGTCGCTGGCCGAGATCGCCGCCATCCTGCGCGAGCTCGCGCCCGGCGCCGACCTCTCGGTGGGCCCGGGCGAGTACCGGCACGCCGGGCGCATCCCCATGCCGCGCAAGGGCGCCTTGTCCTGCGCCCGCGCGGCCGACGCCTTCGGCTATCGCCCGCGCTTCGACATCCGCGCCGGTCTCGCCGCGACGCTCGAGGCGGAGCGGCGCGCCTTCGACAACGCGAGAGAAGGAGCGCTCCAGCATGGGTAA
- a CDS encoding aldehyde dehydrogenase family protein, translating to MPSPATLTHMIDGAPVAGRDPFESRDPYRGGVVSTAPTAGPDEVAAAVAAAKRAAPEVAAMPAYERAAILRRAADLVVAHAAEIGEIMARETGKALGDAEGEVKRSMDTLTLSAEEAIRIEGAHVPLDGSAMGHGKMAFLMRFPIGVVAAITPFNAPFNLACHKLAPAFAAGNASIIKPPQQCPLVVHRLVELLYEAGVPRRFVQIVHGGAETGRALVSDPRIDMITFTGSSRAGSDIRARAGLKPVALELGGAGPTIVCEDADLDAIAPILARNAVRLAGQSCISVQTIHVPRRLAGALGERIAAQMRALRIGDPLAPGTDVGTLVDEAAARRVEAWVAEAVAEGARLLAGGKRHGAAYEPTLLADATPTMKVVCEEVFGPVASLVPYDDLDEPVRQISESRYGLQCGIFTDSTKTAMSLVRRLRTGGVIVNGTSTWRTDQLAYGGVKDSGIGREGPRYAIRDMTEERLVLFNL from the coding sequence ATGCCGAGCCCTGCAACGCTGACCCACATGATCGACGGCGCGCCGGTCGCCGGCCGCGACCCGTTCGAGAGCCGCGACCCGTATCGCGGCGGAGTCGTCTCCACCGCCCCGACGGCGGGTCCGGACGAGGTCGCCGCCGCCGTCGCCGCCGCGAAGCGCGCCGCGCCCGAGGTCGCCGCCATGCCCGCCTACGAGCGCGCCGCGATCCTGCGCCGGGCCGCCGACCTCGTCGTGGCGCACGCCGCCGAGATCGGCGAGATCATGGCGCGCGAGACCGGCAAGGCGCTCGGCGACGCCGAGGGCGAGGTGAAGCGGTCCATGGACACGCTCACCCTCTCCGCCGAGGAGGCGATCCGCATCGAGGGCGCGCACGTGCCCCTCGACGGCAGCGCCATGGGCCACGGCAAGATGGCCTTCCTGATGCGCTTTCCCATCGGCGTCGTCGCGGCGATCACGCCCTTCAACGCGCCCTTCAATCTCGCCTGCCACAAGCTCGCCCCCGCCTTCGCGGCGGGGAACGCGAGCATCATCAAGCCCCCGCAGCAATGCCCGCTCGTCGTCCACCGGCTGGTCGAGCTGCTCTACGAGGCCGGCGTGCCGCGGCGCTTCGTCCAGATCGTGCACGGCGGCGCGGAGACCGGACGCGCGCTCGTCTCCGATCCGCGGATCGACATGATCACCTTCACGGGCTCCTCGCGCGCCGGCTCCGACATCCGCGCGCGGGCGGGCCTCAAGCCGGTCGCGCTCGAGCTCGGCGGCGCGGGGCCGACCATCGTCTGCGAGGACGCGGATCTCGACGCCATCGCGCCGATCCTCGCCCGCAACGCGGTGCGGCTCGCGGGCCAGAGCTGCATCTCCGTGCAGACGATCCACGTCCCCCGCCGCCTCGCCGGCGCGCTCGGCGAGCGGATCGCGGCGCAGATGCGCGCGCTGAGGATCGGCGATCCGCTCGCCCCGGGCACCGACGTCGGCACGCTCGTCGACGAGGCCGCCGCGCGGCGCGTGGAGGCGTGGGTGGCGGAAGCGGTCGCCGAGGGCGCGCGGCTCCTCGCCGGGGGCAAGCGCCACGGCGCCGCCTACGAGCCGACCCTCCTCGCCGACGCGACGCCCACGATGAAGGTCGTGTGCGAGGAGGTGTTCGGCCCGGTGGCGAGCCTCGTTCCCTACGACGATCTCGACGAGCCGGTGCGGCAGATCTCGGAGAGCCGCTACGGGCTCCAATGCGGTATCTTCACCGACAGCACGAAGACGGCGATGTCCCTCGTTCGCCGGCTCAGGACCGGCGGCGTCATCGTCAACGGCACCTCGACCTGGCGCACCGACCAGCTCGCCTATGGCGGCGTCAAGGACAGCGGGATCGGGCGCGAGGGGCCGCGCTACGCCATCCGCGACATGACCGAGGAACGTCTCGTCCTGTTCAACCTGTGA
- a CDS encoding thiamine pyrophosphate-binding protein: MTSTKGGDLIAEHLIREGMPYVFGICGHGNVGMLDALYDRKDRIRLVSPRHEQTAGHMADAYFRVSHQPVATLTSCGPGSANIPMSLACAQADSSAFLAITANVPTSQFNRGPFQETYMHGQASFPEALKPFVKRSFQPTRVEMLPLALRQATNLLTSGRPGPVNLDVPYDLFQESAEVALDPMDRAGIDNRPGAAPEAVSAVVDLLLAARAPLIFVGHGVTLSDAGAELTALQHRLQIPQVASPNGMGTLDMTDPLALGFIGRNGAYTANQAGRHADVLLTVGARFDDRSASSWRQGYSWNIPPTTLIHVDIDAGELGRNYEPAIGLQADARTFLRQLLAELDRRGIGRHEGTREWLARIAGWRAEWTAFIAPNFEIDTNPMRPERVVADIRQVAPDDAILVPDSGSHHNWFMQFWECRRPRSMLNTWGYSAMGFGVCGVLGAKLAAPERPCIAVVGDGGFTMAPHVLCTAIEYDIPAIWVVWNNYAWGAIRDLQHGQFGGREIGTSFTHGPNGEPYNPDFAALARAHGVSGVKVSRSDDFRDALREAVASGRPALIDLEVDPGVKPPSTGSWQLPPLPAPEPAFGAPWSPA; the protein is encoded by the coding sequence ATGACCTCGACCAAAGGCGGCGATCTCATCGCCGAGCATCTGATCCGCGAGGGCATGCCCTACGTCTTCGGCATCTGCGGCCACGGCAACGTCGGCATGCTCGACGCGCTCTACGACCGCAAGGACAGGATCCGGCTCGTCTCGCCGCGCCACGAGCAGACCGCGGGCCACATGGCCGACGCCTATTTCCGCGTCTCGCACCAGCCGGTCGCGACGCTCACCTCCTGCGGCCCGGGCTCGGCCAACATCCCGATGTCGCTCGCCTGCGCCCAGGCGGACAGCTCGGCCTTCCTGGCGATCACGGCGAACGTGCCGACCTCGCAGTTCAATCGCGGGCCGTTCCAGGAAACCTACATGCACGGCCAGGCGAGCTTCCCGGAGGCGCTCAAGCCCTTCGTCAAGCGCTCCTTCCAGCCGACCCGCGTCGAGATGCTGCCGCTCGCCCTGCGCCAGGCGACGAACCTCCTCACCTCGGGGCGTCCGGGGCCGGTCAATCTCGACGTGCCCTACGACCTCTTCCAGGAGAGCGCCGAGGTCGCGCTCGACCCGATGGACCGCGCCGGCATCGACAATCGTCCCGGCGCCGCGCCGGAGGCGGTCTCCGCCGTCGTCGACCTGCTTCTCGCCGCCCGCGCGCCGCTGATCTTCGTCGGCCACGGCGTCACCCTCTCCGACGCCGGGGCGGAGCTCACCGCGCTCCAGCATCGCCTGCAGATCCCGCAGGTCGCCTCGCCCAACGGGATGGGCACGCTCGACATGACCGACCCGCTGGCGCTCGGCTTCATCGGGCGCAACGGCGCCTACACGGCGAACCAGGCCGGCCGGCACGCGGACGTGCTGCTCACCGTCGGCGCGCGCTTCGACGACCGCTCGGCCTCGTCCTGGCGCCAGGGCTATTCCTGGAACATCCCGCCGACCACGCTGATCCACGTCGACATCGACGCGGGCGAGCTCGGCCGCAACTACGAGCCGGCGATCGGGCTCCAGGCCGACGCGCGCACCTTCCTGCGCCAGCTCCTCGCCGAGCTCGACCGGCGCGGGATCGGGCGTCACGAGGGCACCCGGGAATGGCTCGCGCGGATCGCCGGCTGGCGGGCGGAGTGGACGGCCTTCATCGCCCCGAATTTCGAGATCGACACGAACCCGATGCGCCCGGAGCGGGTCGTCGCCGACATCCGGCAGGTCGCGCCGGACGACGCGATCCTCGTGCCGGATTCCGGCTCGCACCACAATTGGTTCATGCAGTTCTGGGAGTGCCGCCGGCCGCGCAGCATGCTCAACACCTGGGGCTACTCGGCCATGGGCTTCGGCGTCTGCGGCGTGCTCGGCGCGAAGCTCGCGGCGCCCGAGCGGCCCTGCATCGCGGTGGTCGGCGACGGCGGCTTCACCATGGCGCCGCACGTGTTGTGCACGGCGATCGAATACGACATCCCGGCCATCTGGGTGGTCTGGAACAATTATGCCTGGGGCGCGATCCGCGATCTCCAGCACGGCCAGTTCGGCGGCCGCGAGATCGGCACGAGCTTCACCCACGGCCCGAACGGCGAGCCCTACAATCCCGATTTCGCCGCGCTCGCCCGCGCCCACGGCGTCTCCGGCGTCAAGGTGAGCCGCTCGGACGATTTCCGCGACGCGCTGCGCGAGGCCGTCGCGTCGGGCCGCCCGGCGCTGATCGATCTCGAGGTCGATCCCGGCGTGAAGCCGCCCTCCACCGGCTCCTGGCAGCTCCCGCCGCTGCCGGCGCCCGAGCCCGCCTTCGGCGCGCCCTGGAGCCCCGCCTGA
- a CDS encoding tripartite tricarboxylate transporter permease, with amino-acid sequence MDALLAAFALVFRLEILAVILGACVFGIFAGAMPGISATVAVALLVPITFFMEPVAALAAIATAVAMAIFAGDLPGALLRIPGMPASAAYAEEAHEMTLRGEGGTVLMISLLCSVVGGLVGTLALAFSATWLAEFALEFQYYEYFWLAVIGLSTAALVAASNPVKGLVSLSIGLLLATVGLDMISGQPRFTFGTLTLMEGIHFIPVMIGVFAVAEVLRCLIHPPRGDGRAAKVQRIDVGAACRTIWRYRANLARGSGIGTLIGALPGAGSDIAAWVSFALARRFSKTPERFGKGHPEGIVAASASNNSATSTTWVPSLVFGIPGDSVTAIVIGVLFLKGLEPGPMVFVENAPLVYSIFVSFFVANLVLIPVGYVAIRLASQLLRVPSTVLMPIVLVFTMVGAYAINNSMLGVWIALVAGIVSFFMQENEFPVAPLILGMVIGGLLEQNFMQAMIAQRGDLTAFFGRPIAAGLGVLAILIWLSPIVAALRRRRRRRDGPPGAGAPQDVARPRTPDEALS; translated from the coding sequence ATGGACGCGCTCCTCGCCGCCTTCGCGCTCGTGTTCCGGCTGGAGATCCTGGCCGTGATCCTCGGGGCCTGCGTCTTCGGCATCTTCGCCGGCGCCATGCCGGGGATCTCCGCCACCGTCGCCGTGGCGCTGCTCGTGCCGATCACCTTCTTCATGGAGCCCGTCGCGGCGCTCGCCGCCATCGCCACCGCCGTCGCCATGGCGATCTTCGCCGGCGACCTGCCGGGCGCGCTGCTGCGCATCCCCGGCATGCCGGCCTCGGCCGCCTACGCCGAGGAGGCGCACGAGATGACCCTGCGCGGCGAGGGCGGCACCGTGCTGATGATCTCGCTGCTCTGCTCCGTCGTCGGCGGCCTCGTCGGCACGCTGGCGCTCGCCTTCTCGGCGACGTGGCTCGCCGAGTTCGCCCTCGAGTTCCAGTACTACGAGTATTTCTGGCTCGCGGTGATCGGCCTGAGCACGGCGGCGCTGGTCGCGGCCTCGAACCCGGTGAAGGGCCTCGTCTCGCTCTCGATCGGGCTCCTCCTCGCCACGGTGGGCCTCGACATGATCTCGGGCCAGCCGCGCTTCACCTTCGGCACGCTGACGCTGATGGAGGGCATCCACTTCATCCCGGTGATGATCGGCGTCTTCGCCGTCGCCGAGGTGCTGCGCTGCCTGATCCACCCGCCGCGCGGGGACGGGCGCGCGGCGAAGGTCCAGCGCATCGATGTCGGCGCGGCCTGCCGCACCATCTGGCGCTACAGGGCGAACCTCGCCCGCGGCTCGGGCATCGGCACGCTGATCGGCGCGCTGCCGGGCGCGGGATCCGACATCGCCGCCTGGGTCTCCTTCGCGCTCGCCCGCAGGTTCTCGAAGACGCCCGAGCGCTTCGGCAAGGGCCATCCGGAGGGCATCGTCGCGGCGAGCGCCTCGAACAATTCCGCCACCTCCACCACCTGGGTGCCCTCGCTCGTCTTCGGCATCCCGGGCGATTCGGTCACGGCCATCGTGATCGGGGTGCTCTTCCTCAAGGGCCTGGAGCCGGGGCCGATGGTGTTCGTCGAGAACGCGCCGCTGGTCTACTCGATCTTCGTGTCCTTCTTCGTGGCGAACCTGGTGCTGATCCCGGTCGGCTACGTCGCCATCCGGCTCGCGAGCCAGCTCCTGCGCGTGCCCAGCACGGTGCTGATGCCCATCGTCCTCGTGTTCACGATGGTGGGCGCCTACGCGATCAACAATTCCATGCTCGGCGTCTGGATCGCGCTCGTCGCCGGCATCGTGTCGTTCTTCATGCAGGAGAACGAGTTTCCCGTGGCGCCGCTGATCCTCGGCATGGTGATCGGCGGGCTGCTGGAGCAGAACTTCATGCAGGCGATGATCGCCCAGCGCGGCGACCTCACCGCCTTCTTCGGCCGGCCGATCGCGGCGGGCCTCGGCGTCCTCGCCATCCTGATCTGGCTCAGCCCGATCGTGGCCGCCCTGCGGCGGCGGCGTCGCCGCCGCGACGGACCGCCGGGGGCGGGCGCCCCCCAAGACGTCGCGCGGCCGCGCACCCCCGACGAAGCGCTTTCATGA
- a CDS encoding tripartite tricarboxylate transporter TctB family protein: MKVNDAIAGAIVLAIAIFAFVHAGSFRTMPGVPYGPSLFPRMIAIAMGLGGVILVVNGLRALPREGWARLEGWARQPRSYGLFAAVVGSVLFYVLLSERLGFLLTAALMLTGLLVVTRGPRRLGSSLAIALATTACIHVLFAQWLRVPLPFGVIELWLVS, from the coding sequence ATGAAGGTCAACGACGCCATCGCCGGCGCGATCGTGCTCGCCATCGCGATCTTCGCCTTCGTCCATGCGGGCTCGTTCCGCACCATGCCCGGCGTGCCCTACGGCCCGAGCCTGTTCCCGCGGATGATCGCCATCGCCATGGGTCTCGGCGGCGTGATCCTCGTCGTCAACGGGCTGCGTGCGCTCCCGCGCGAGGGCTGGGCCCGGCTGGAGGGCTGGGCGCGGCAGCCGCGCTCCTACGGGCTGTTCGCGGCGGTCGTCGGCAGCGTCCTGTTCTACGTCCTGCTCTCCGAGCGGCTCGGCTTCCTGCTCACGGCGGCCCTGATGCTGACGGGGCTCCTCGTCGTCACCCGCGGGCCGCGGCGGCTGGGATCGAGCCTCGCCATCGCGTTGGCGACGACGGCGTGCATCCACGTGCTCTTCGCCCAATGGCTGCGGGTGCCGCTGCCCTTCGGCGTGATCGAGCTCTGGCTGGTGAGCTGA
- a CDS encoding tripartite tricarboxylate transporter substrate binding protein, whose amino-acid sequence MTKLRGTLTGVAVGTLAALAAAVGPAAAQDFPNRPITLIVPWGAGGGTDTVARSLAAAMEQELGQPVNVVNRTGGSGIIGHTAMASAAPDGYTIGTINVDLSQLVCQGLTELTADEFTHIALINTEPAAVSVGADSEFETLEQALEAIRENPPGTFTASGSGTGSIYHLAWAGLMVAAGIDPSKVTWVPSQGGGPSLQDAASGAVDFVTPPLSTAAPLVEAGKIRPLATMGADRFERLPDVPTVAEAIGAEWTSQTWRMIGAPKGLPEDLRDGLVAAVRAAYDSESFTTFMGDRGFAMTWMGPEEAKAFHASEDKAICEVMEAAGMI is encoded by the coding sequence ATGACCAAGCTTCGCGGAACCTTGACGGGCGTCGCGGTCGGGACCCTCGCTGCGCTCGCGGCGGCGGTCGGCCCGGCGGCGGCCCAGGACTTCCCCAACCGGCCGATCACCCTGATCGTGCCCTGGGGCGCCGGCGGCGGCACCGATACGGTGGCGCGCTCCCTCGCGGCGGCCATGGAGCAGGAGCTCGGCCAGCCGGTGAACGTGGTCAACCGCACGGGCGGCTCGGGCATCATCGGCCACACCGCCATGGCGAGCGCCGCGCCGGACGGCTACACGATCGGCACGATCAACGTCGATCTCAGCCAGCTCGTCTGCCAGGGCCTCACCGAGCTCACCGCCGACGAGTTCACCCACATCGCGCTGATCAACACCGAGCCGGCCGCGGTCAGCGTCGGAGCGGATTCCGAGTTCGAGACGCTGGAGCAGGCGCTCGAGGCCATCCGCGAGAACCCGCCCGGCACGTTCACCGCCTCGGGCTCGGGCACGGGGAGCATCTATCATCTCGCCTGGGCGGGCCTGATGGTCGCCGCCGGCATCGACCCGAGCAAGGTGACCTGGGTGCCCTCGCAGGGCGGCGGTCCCTCGCTGCAGGACGCGGCCTCCGGCGCTGTCGACTTCGTGACGCCGCCGCTCTCCACCGCCGCGCCCCTCGTCGAGGCCGGCAAGATCCGCCCGCTCGCCACGATGGGCGCGGACCGGTTCGAGCGCCTGCCCGACGTGCCGACGGTCGCCGAGGCGATCGGGGCGGAGTGGACCTCGCAGACCTGGCGCATGATCGGCGCGCCCAAGGGCCTGCCGGAGGATCTGCGCGACGGTCTCGTCGCGGCCGTGCGCGCCGCCTACGACAGCGAGTCCTTCACGACCTTCATGGGCGATCGCGGCTTCGCCATGACCTGGATGGGCCCGGAGGAGGCCAAGGCCTTCCACGCCTCCGAGGACAAGGCGATCTGCGAGGTGATGGAAGCCGCCGGGATGATCTGA
- a CDS encoding IclR family transcriptional regulator, with product MAEDGKPDRDGRIQSLERAFAVLEEVARHRDGVTLSEISRAVGLHTSTLYHVTRTLVALGYLRPGTNDKRYRMGRAVFQLASACLDEAEICDTVEPFLDRLAQATGEATHYAIWERGSALILTRRAAPNALQITERVGTLRPLYCTAIGKALLSGLSEDAYEAHVAGIAFEPYTPSTLKDAQALRLQIEAVRRDGIAFDDCEFNAEVRCMAAPVRDFRGRVVGAVGFSGPVWRTSLGAMADHIALTRSVAAEISDRFGFRPAAVAEEVAPEAEGRTRRAGS from the coding sequence GTGGCGGAAGACGGCAAGCCCGATCGGGACGGCAGGATCCAGTCGCTGGAGCGCGCCTTCGCGGTGCTGGAGGAGGTCGCACGGCATCGCGACGGCGTCACGCTGTCGGAGATCAGCCGGGCGGTGGGCCTGCACACCTCGACGCTCTACCACGTGACGCGCACGCTGGTGGCGCTCGGCTATCTGCGTCCCGGGACGAACGACAAGCGCTACCGCATGGGCCGGGCGGTGTTCCAGCTCGCCTCGGCCTGCCTCGACGAGGCCGAGATCTGCGACACGGTCGAGCCTTTCCTCGACCGGCTGGCGCAGGCGACCGGCGAGGCGACGCACTACGCCATCTGGGAGCGCGGCAGCGCGCTGATCCTCACCCGCCGCGCCGCGCCGAACGCGCTGCAGATCACCGAGCGCGTGGGCACGCTGCGCCCGCTCTATTGCACGGCAATCGGCAAGGCTCTGCTCTCGGGGCTGTCGGAGGACGCGTACGAGGCGCATGTCGCCGGGATCGCGTTCGAGCCCTACACGCCGAGCACGCTCAAGGACGCGCAGGCCCTGCGGCTGCAGATCGAGGCCGTCCGGCGCGACGGCATCGCCTTCGACGATTGCGAGTTCAACGCCGAGGTGCGCTGCATGGCGGCGCCGGTGCGCGATTTCCGCGGGCGGGTGGTCGGCGCCGTCGGCTTCTCCGGCCCGGTCTGGCGCACCTCGCTCGGCGCCATGGCCGACCACATCGCGCTCACGCGCTCGGTCGCCGCCGAGATCTCGGACCGCTTCGGCTTCCGCCCCGCGGCGGTGGCGGAGGAGGTCGCGCCGGAAGCCGAGGGGAGGACGCGCCGTGCCGGATCGTGA